A genomic stretch from Flavobacterium humidisoli includes:
- a CDS encoding mechanosensitive ion channel family protein translates to MILGTKRLLFFFLLILMLIKPFSAEAQLLGAPKTTEEPAKVPDDSLGRRTPQGTVNGFIKALGDQNYLRASQYLVLSKRSYRKTAERIRIAKTFQQLLDQGGNFSPSSILSNKELGRLDDNLTTGIDLVGNISTDKINIPLYLENQSDDSQPALWLFSAETIEAILAADISGEKTFLDRVLPKFLKDRKLGNVPIGHWGVVVVMAVVTYLLSRLLVFVLIFLIQKIWKKADTEKGTAIIDAFTLPVQMYLTVILFVASTQRMGISIIVRQRFSIIIITIGILAFLILLWRMTDFVSMYTRSRMNSRGRASAVSAVLFLSRTMKAAIVVIGIIAILGIIGVDVTAGLAALGIGGIALALGAQKTIENFVGSVSLIADQPLRVGDYCRVDDIKGTVEAIGMRSTTLRTAARTIVTIPNGQLSASKIENFAHRDRFIFNPIFGFRMETTPDQMRYLLVELRSLLYAHPAVLNTPPIVRFTGITADALKVEITAYIEAINVETSQEVQEDLLLRMMDIIENSGTSLAYPSQTLYMARDIPFSKEKADEISETVKKWKENNELQLPKFDPKRVEELKDSIKYPDKGSFDPNNEETLL, encoded by the coding sequence ATGATTTTAGGTACAAAACGTTTATTGTTTTTTTTCTTGTTGATTTTGATGTTGATAAAGCCCTTCTCGGCAGAAGCACAGCTTTTAGGCGCTCCAAAGACAACAGAAGAGCCAGCTAAGGTTCCAGATGATTCACTTGGCAGAAGAACACCTCAAGGAACTGTAAATGGGTTTATTAAAGCACTCGGTGACCAAAATTATCTGCGTGCAAGTCAATATCTTGTGCTAAGTAAACGTTCGTACCGTAAGACAGCCGAAAGAATTCGAATAGCAAAGACTTTTCAGCAGCTGTTAGATCAGGGAGGTAATTTCTCTCCGTCATCAATTTTAAGTAATAAAGAGTTAGGACGTCTTGATGATAATTTGACAACGGGCATCGATTTGGTTGGAAATATATCTACAGATAAAATAAACATACCACTTTATTTAGAAAATCAATCAGATGACAGCCAGCCTGCTTTATGGCTTTTTTCTGCTGAAACCATAGAAGCAATTCTTGCAGCGGATATTAGCGGAGAAAAAACTTTTTTAGATAGGGTTTTACCCAAATTTTTGAAAGATAGAAAATTAGGAAATGTTCCAATTGGCCACTGGGGAGTAGTGGTGGTAATGGCTGTGGTTACGTACTTATTGTCGAGACTTCTTGTTTTTGTACTCATTTTTCTAATTCAAAAAATATGGAAAAAAGCAGATACTGAAAAAGGAACAGCAATTATAGATGCTTTTACACTGCCGGTTCAAATGTATCTTACTGTGATTTTATTTGTGGCATCGACACAGCGTATGGGGATTTCGATAATAGTTCGCCAGCGTTTTAGTATTATCATAATTACAATCGGAATTTTAGCATTTCTAATTTTGCTTTGGAGGATGACCGATTTTGTAAGCATGTATACCCGAAGTAGAATGAATAGTCGTGGACGGGCTTCTGCAGTATCTGCGGTATTATTTTTAAGCCGTACCATGAAAGCCGCAATTGTCGTAATCGGAATTATTGCAATCTTAGGAATTATTGGAGTAGATGTTACAGCGGGACTTGCTGCGCTGGGTATTGGGGGGATTGCATTGGCTTTGGGAGCACAAAAAACAATAGAAAATTTTGTTGGAAGTGTGAGCCTTATTGCAGATCAGCCGTTACGTGTTGGTGATTATTGCCGAGTTGATGATATAAAGGGAACTGTAGAAGCAATCGGAATGCGCTCCACCACGCTACGTACTGCAGCCCGTACTATCGTAACAATTCCGAATGGTCAGCTTTCGGCTAGTAAAATAGAAAATTTTGCCCATCGTGACCGTTTTATATTCAATCCGATTTTTGGTTTTAGAATGGAAACCACTCCAGATCAGATGCGCTATCTGTTAGTAGAATTAAGATCTTTGCTTTACGCGCATCCAGCGGTTTTAAATACACCGCCAATCGTTCGTTTTACTGGAATTACAGCCGATGCTTTAAAAGTCGAAATTACAGCCTATATTGAAGCTATTAATGTGGAGACATCACAAGAGGTTCAAGAGGATCTTTTATTGCGAATGATGGATATTATAGAAAATAGCGGTACTTCTTTGGCTTATCCGTCACAAACATTATACATGGCACGCGATATTCCTTTTTCGAAAGAAAAAGCAGATGAAATTTCTGAGACAGTTAAAAAGTGGAAAGAAAATAACGAATTGCAATTGCCTAAGTTTGATCCAAAACGAGTAGAAGAATTAAAGGATAGCATTAAATATCCAGATAAAGGGAGTTTTGATCCTAATAATGAGGAAACTTTATTGTAA
- a CDS encoding TonB-dependent receptor, whose protein sequence is MTKLKLFFSALMLLTAGSIFAQITTSSLSAKVNDGTNPVIDAQVTLTHLPTNAVYRATTDKQGRFSFENLNAGGPYELEIKSNDTKDYSNAQIYLALGENDLPAITVGKADNNVLEEVVITSSKPSSKNNGTSINEKQVNALPLINRGIQDATKLVPQSSNNSFAGTNFRYNNVTIDGSINNDAIGFSPSLGGQSGTSGMPGSSTRSNSISLDAIQDIQVYIAPYDIKLGNFLGGSVNAVTRSGTNTVSGSIYSYGRNAALTGPNNAGDGSKMPNSFGDYQVGFRLGLPIIKDKLFFFTNMEYAERTDPVFYNAGQTDANGKLTSLVDNATAEQISQFVKSNYGFDPGTYGSYNNFSKSQKFFNKIDWKINEKNALSLRNNTVISQATNLERDAANFRFASMDFTQKNQAISTVLELKTHFNSQWSNSFIASYSAIKDYRDPKSDNIMFPQTEIGYNGGTIFLGNDREATVFNMKQNTTEITDNLTYKTGNHTFLFGTHNEFYDINYGFVNALNGRVSYKSLTDFFNKLPTRVRGTYPFDGSTRDEIFNDPYAKFKINLYSVYAQDEIRIGDKLKVVPGVRVDYTDLPNKPKLSQQVQNSPEDPNYGTSYTYTPLNQIKNNFFSTALVSPRIGFTYNVDDDKTFVIRGGSGVFTGRIPFAWLGYAYYNDGVGYGSYDKNNLTPAQVAAAGDPLATGGLNGYHDATPKVQADLIDNKFKMPAVLRNSLAFDKTIDGYKFTVEGIYTKVIRDLEFQQVNKTDNPYYFSYDTKHEMPIYAANINQAFSNAYLLSNTNKGYRYSITEMISKTYDFGFNFMVAYTYGDSRDITNGIRNSMESNFQMNQSLTPNNPQLATSNFNIKHRIVSNVGYGVKVAPNNTLSANVYFNAQSGNPFSWGFVNSTIAGTGQAAGLAYIFKDAAEAAKYIGVNSAGVPSATAAQQVADYEAFINGNDYLKSRRGTFTQRNGDTTPWNIQADLKLMDEIQVTKVGTFQISFSMANIGNLINKDWGRSYFVPNTYNSTASLGLTKSGNLGGVATGDPTYTFQKPTSAPYTVDQLASRFQGQLGLRYSF, encoded by the coding sequence ATGACAAAACTAAAACTCTTTTTTTCGGCTTTAATGCTCCTTACAGCAGGAAGTATTTTTGCCCAGATTACAACTTCATCTTTGTCTGCCAAAGTCAATGATGGAACAAATCCCGTTATCGATGCCCAAGTTACCTTAACCCATCTTCCGACCAATGCAGTTTACAGAGCTACGACAGACAAACAGGGACGTTTTAGCTTCGAAAACTTAAATGCCGGCGGTCCTTACGAATTGGAAATAAAAAGTAACGACACTAAAGATTACTCTAATGCGCAAATTTATTTAGCGTTGGGAGAAAATGATTTACCAGCAATTACAGTGGGAAAAGCAGACAATAATGTGTTGGAAGAAGTTGTTATTACAAGTTCTAAACCATCTTCTAAAAATAATGGCACAAGTATTAACGAAAAACAAGTTAATGCACTTCCTTTAATTAATCGAGGAATTCAAGATGCTACAAAATTGGTTCCGCAAAGTTCAAACAACTCTTTTGCCGGTACCAATTTCAGATACAATAACGTAACAATTGACGGTTCTATAAATAATGATGCCATTGGTTTTAGCCCATCTTTAGGAGGACAATCTGGAACTTCTGGAATGCCAGGAAGCAGTACGCGTTCAAACTCTATCAGTTTAGATGCTATACAGGATATTCAGGTTTACATTGCTCCTTATGATATTAAATTAGGAAACTTTTTAGGAGGAAGTGTGAATGCTGTTACAAGAAGCGGTACAAATACGGTTAGCGGATCTATTTACAGCTACGGAAGAAATGCAGCTCTAACAGGGCCAAACAATGCTGGTGATGGTTCAAAAATGCCAAATTCTTTTGGAGATTATCAAGTGGGCTTTAGATTAGGATTGCCAATTATAAAAGATAAATTGTTCTTCTTTACCAACATGGAATATGCTGAAAGAACAGATCCTGTTTTTTATAATGCAGGACAAACGGATGCTAATGGAAAACTAACATCTCTAGTAGACAATGCAACTGCAGAACAGATTTCACAATTTGTAAAATCAAACTACGGATTTGATCCTGGAACTTATGGTTCTTATAATAACTTCTCTAAAAGCCAGAAATTCTTCAACAAAATAGACTGGAAAATCAACGAGAAAAACGCTCTTTCTTTACGAAATAATACTGTAATTTCTCAAGCAACAAACTTAGAGCGTGACGCTGCAAACTTTAGATTTGCAAGCATGGATTTTACGCAGAAAAATCAAGCTATCAGCACTGTTTTAGAATTAAAAACACATTTCAACAGTCAATGGTCTAACTCATTTATTGCAAGTTATTCGGCGATAAAAGATTATCGTGATCCAAAATCAGATAATATCATGTTTCCTCAAACAGAAATTGGTTATAATGGAGGAACTATTTTCTTAGGAAATGATCGTGAAGCAACTGTTTTCAATATGAAACAGAATACAACTGAAATTACAGACAATCTTACTTATAAAACAGGAAACCATACCTTCTTATTTGGTACGCACAATGAATTTTATGACATCAACTATGGTTTTGTAAATGCACTTAACGGAAGAGTTTCTTATAAATCTCTTACAGATTTCTTCAACAAATTACCTACTCGTGTTCGTGGAACTTACCCATTTGACGGTTCAACCAGAGACGAAATTTTTAATGATCCGTATGCTAAGTTTAAAATAAACCTTTACAGCGTTTATGCTCAAGACGAAATAAGAATTGGAGACAAATTGAAGGTAGTTCCAGGTGTTCGTGTAGATTATACCGATTTGCCAAACAAACCTAAATTAAGCCAACAGGTACAAAACTCTCCTGAAGATCCAAATTACGGAACAAGTTATACTTATACTCCATTAAATCAGATTAAAAACAATTTCTTCAGTACAGCGTTGGTTTCTCCAAGAATTGGATTTACATACAATGTAGACGATGACAAAACATTTGTTATTAGAGGCGGATCTGGAGTATTTACAGGAAGAATTCCGTTTGCATGGTTAGGTTATGCGTATTATAATGATGGTGTAGGATACGGAAGTTATGATAAAAACAATCTTACTCCAGCTCAGGTTGCAGCTGCTGGAGATCCTTTAGCAACTGGAGGTTTAAATGGTTACCATGATGCAACTCCAAAAGTACAGGCCGATTTAATTGATAATAAATTTAAAATGCCTGCTGTTTTAAGAAACTCATTGGCTTTTGACAAAACGATTGATGGATACAAATTTACTGTTGAAGGTATTTACACAAAAGTAATTCGTGATCTAGAATTTCAACAAGTAAATAAAACCGATAATCCCTATTATTTTTCTTATGATACCAAACACGAAATGCCAATTTATGCAGCGAACATAAATCAAGCTTTCTCCAATGCATATTTGTTGTCAAACACCAATAAAGGATACCGTTACAGTATTACTGAAATGATTTCTAAAACTTACGATTTTGGTTTTAACTTTATGGTTGCCTATACTTATGGCGATTCTAGAGATATCACAAACGGAATTCGTAACTCAATGGAAAGTAACTTCCAAATGAACCAGTCTCTCACACCAAACAACCCTCAATTGGCAACTTCTAATTTTAATATTAAACACAGAATTGTTTCTAATGTAGGTTATGGAGTAAAAGTTGCGCCAAATAACACTTTATCTGCTAACGTATATTTTAATGCGCAATCTGGAAATCCGTTTTCTTGGGGATTTGTCAACTCAACAATTGCTGGAACTGGACAAGCGGCAGGTTTGGCTTACATCTTTAAAGATGCCGCAGAAGCCGCAAAATATATTGGTGTAAATTCTGCAGGAGTTCCTTCTGCAACTGCAGCACAACAAGTAGCTGATTATGAAGCTTTCATTAACGGAAATGATTATTTAAAAAGCCGTAGAGGAACATTCACTCAAAGAAATGGAGATACTACACCTTGGAACATTCAAGCCGATTTAAAATTAATGGATGAAATCCAAGTTACTAAAGTTGGAACTTTCCAAATTTCATTTAGTATGGCAAATATCGGCAACCTTATCAATAAAGATTGGGGAAGAAGTTATTTTGTTCCTAACACTTATAATTCAACAGCTAGTCTTGGTTTAACCAAATCAGGAAACTTAGGAGGAGTTGCAACAGGCGATCCAACTTACACGTTCCAAAAACCAACTTCGGCACCATATACTGTAGATCAATTAGCTTCAAGATTCCAAGGTCAGCTTGGCTTGAGATATTCGTTCTAA
- a CDS encoding polysaccharide deacetylase family protein: protein MKILFTKTLLLLFFLTLFSCENKKPKPVAKPAYKAGVILSFDDAYVDEWSEADQALRKYSWKATFNVCRIDSIGAPQIKKLLEMQKYGHEIAGHGYHHYNAVKFTQKYGIKEYMKQEIDPMIISMKKKSFNVTSFAYPYGERSDSLDQALSPLFKIIRGRAFGGEIPEKQDSYFDNSKIVFAFDIDNNHIHFSIPYVLELLDYAKKNNKILILCGHKPVKEITENYQVKIETLEFICKYMKLNDLKFYKLSDLDNLLPPQL, encoded by the coding sequence ATGAAAATACTCTTTACAAAAACACTATTGCTTTTATTTTTCTTAACCTTATTTTCTTGTGAAAATAAAAAACCTAAACCAGTCGCAAAACCTGCCTATAAAGCAGGCGTGATTCTATCTTTTGACGACGCTTATGTTGACGAATGGTCTGAAGCAGATCAAGCTTTGCGAAAATATTCTTGGAAAGCGACTTTTAACGTCTGCCGAATAGATTCGATTGGAGCTCCGCAAATTAAAAAACTGCTGGAAATGCAAAAATACGGGCACGAAATTGCCGGACATGGCTATCATCATTACAACGCAGTTAAGTTCACACAAAAATATGGAATCAAGGAATATATGAAACAGGAAATTGATCCTATGATTATTTCAATGAAAAAAAAATCTTTCAACGTTACTTCTTTTGCTTATCCTTATGGAGAAAGATCCGATTCTCTTGATCAGGCATTATCACCCTTATTTAAAATTATTAGAGGAAGAGCATTTGGTGGCGAAATTCCAGAAAAACAAGACAGCTATTTTGATAATTCAAAAATTGTATTTGCCTTTGATATTGATAACAACCACATACATTTTAGCATTCCGTATGTATTAGAATTATTAGATTATGCTAAAAAAAACAATAAAATTCTAATTTTATGCGGTCATAAACCGGTAAAAGAAATCACAGAAAATTATCAGGTAAAAATAGAAACTTTAGAATTTATCTGTAAATACATGAAACTGAATGATCTTAAATTCTATAAACTTTCAGATTTAGATAATTTGCTTCCGCCACAGCTTTAA
- a CDS encoding bestrophin family protein, whose translation MIIKKKENWFKMLFEWKGSVLPQLLPRLLLLFLFSFLIVYSKSFLLEYNLHINPAIFTLFGIALAIFLGFRNNVSYDRFWKGRKLWGALLNDTRSLARQSITLLNTKGDKSESQNFINLLIAFVYALKHQLRNTDSAEDLNRLLPSDFKEQLDEVHFKPIIILRELGLWVKKAKEEGKIDSMAQLAFEENLNKLSDIVGGCERIASTPIPYTYSVLLHRTVYIYCFILPFGFVETLGWITPFVIVFIAYTFVALEAIADELEEPFGVQPNDLPLDAMSLMIENTLLELNDQKTIEKKTSKEYYIT comes from the coding sequence ATGATTATTAAGAAAAAAGAAAACTGGTTCAAAATGCTTTTTGAGTGGAAAGGTTCTGTTTTACCCCAGCTGCTTCCACGATTACTTTTACTGTTTTTATTTTCTTTTCTCATTGTCTATTCCAAATCTTTTCTGCTTGAATATAATCTTCATATCAATCCTGCCATTTTTACTCTGTTCGGAATTGCTCTTGCAATATTTCTTGGTTTTAGAAACAATGTAAGTTATGACCGCTTTTGGAAAGGCAGAAAGCTTTGGGGCGCTTTATTAAATGATACCAGATCGCTTGCCAGACAAAGCATTACGCTATTGAATACCAAAGGCGATAAATCTGAAAGCCAAAACTTTATTAATTTACTGATTGCTTTTGTTTATGCTTTAAAACATCAGTTAAGAAATACGGATTCAGCTGAAGATTTAAATCGTCTACTTCCTTCAGATTTTAAAGAACAGCTGGATGAAGTTCATTTTAAACCCATTATTATTTTAAGAGAATTAGGATTATGGGTAAAAAAAGCAAAAGAAGAAGGTAAAATTGATAGTATGGCCCAATTGGCATTCGAAGAAAATTTAAATAAACTTTCTGATATTGTGGGCGGATGCGAAAGAATTGCCAGCACCCCTATTCCATATACCTACAGCGTTTTGTTGCATAGAACGGTTTACATTTACTGTTTCATACTTCCGTTTGGTTTTGTTGAAACCTTAGGATGGATTACACCATTTGTAATCGTTTTTATTGCTTATACTTTTGTAGCATTAGAAGCCATTGCCGACGAATTGGAAGAACCTTTTGGTGTTCAGCCAAACGATCTCCCTTTAGATGCCATGTCTTTGATGATAGAAAATACACTTTTAGAATTAAACGATCAGAAGACGATTGAAAAGAAAACTTCCAAAGAATATTATATTACCTAA
- a CDS encoding 4'-phosphopantetheinyl transferase family protein yields the protein MIGNDIIDLVQSRKESNWQRKGFIEKLFTTDEQQLIKKHDDPEVMVWLLWSMKEAAYKIYNRQTKMREFSPKKLVCFIESLDLNNSYGKVVCNKNIYHTKTILSLESIHTVAVTDLKNIHNVIEVENKEIVKDENGIPYLKISSSRLQDISISHHGRFEKMITIKN from the coding sequence ATGATTGGCAATGACATTATAGATCTCGTGCAGTCACGTAAAGAAAGCAATTGGCAACGAAAAGGTTTTATAGAAAAGCTATTCACGACTGATGAACAACAGCTTATAAAAAAACATGATGATCCCGAAGTCATGGTTTGGCTTTTATGGAGCATGAAAGAGGCTGCGTATAAAATCTATAATCGTCAGACCAAAATGCGTGAGTTTAGTCCGAAAAAGCTTGTTTGTTTTATAGAATCATTAGACCTAAATAATTCCTATGGAAAAGTAGTTTGCAATAAAAATATTTATCACACCAAAACTATTTTGTCATTAGAAAGCATTCACACAGTTGCGGTAACCGATCTTAAAAATATTCATAATGTGATTGAAGTTGAGAATAAAGAAATCGTAAAAGACGAAAACGGTATTCCGTATTTAAAAATCTCTTCTAGTAGGCTTCAAGATATTTCAATTAGTCATCATGGGCGTTTTGAGAAGATGATTACTATAAAAAATTAA
- a CDS encoding response regulator transcription factor, translating into MNKVLLVEDDPRVASFITRGLEEQLYQVKNVSKGFDAINEVMENSYDIIILDIMLSDISGFEVCEVLRNRKIIVPILILSALDTPQEKVRGLKAGADDYLAKPFLFEELLARINAQLRRTEFSTGVLDFQSYAGVKINMKEQSATRDGKELNLSSRELKLLIFFMKNRETALSRIAIAEAVWQMDLDMSINTVDVYINYLRNKVDKNFSFPLIHTVKGTGYMLKNKTNESQE; encoded by the coding sequence ATGAACAAAGTTTTATTAGTAGAAGACGATCCGAGGGTTGCTTCTTTTATTACAAGAGGGCTCGAAGAACAATTATATCAGGTAAAAAATGTAAGCAAAGGTTTTGATGCCATTAATGAAGTAATGGAAAACAGCTATGATATTATCATTCTGGATATTATGCTTTCGGATATTTCTGGTTTTGAAGTTTGTGAAGTTTTAAGGAATCGAAAAATAATAGTTCCAATTCTAATTTTAAGTGCGCTGGATACTCCGCAGGAAAAAGTTAGAGGATTAAAAGCTGGTGCCGATGATTATCTGGCAAAACCCTTTTTATTTGAAGAACTTCTGGCCCGAATAAATGCGCAGCTTCGCCGTACTGAATTTAGCACTGGTGTTTTAGATTTTCAATCTTACGCCGGAGTCAAAATTAATATGAAAGAGCAAAGCGCTACCAGGGACGGCAAGGAACTTAATCTTTCTTCTAGAGAACTAAAGCTTTTGATCTTTTTTATGAAGAACCGAGAAACAGCTTTATCTAGAATCGCCATTGCCGAAGCTGTATGGCAAATGGATCTTGATATGAGCATCAATACGGTTGATGTTTATATTAATTATCTAAGAAATAAAGTCGACAAGAATTTTTCTTTTCCACTTATTCATACTGTCAAAGGCACGGGATATATGCTAAAAAACAAGACCAATGAATCTCAAGAATAA
- a CDS encoding NAD(P)-dependent alcohol dehydrogenase, with protein MKAVRFFGHKDVRVVNDLEKPVPKGDEVLLKIGGAGVCHSDLHIIDEGTVVGTVFTLGHENAGWIEEIGENVEGYKKGDAVLVYGPWGCGHCKPCQQSKENYCDHQSEQAYGGGLGLDGGMSEYMLVPSSRLLVPIFDLDPVIAAPLTDAALTPYSAIKRSLPKLMADEYVVVIGVGGLGHVALQILREISGAEIIACDVTEEKLAFAKELGAAFTINSKDADAAEQIQKITGIKKAKVVIDFVGATSTIDLGTKVVSLDGDLTIVGLGAGHYQYSMNVLPFGVSMTNPYWGSRTELMEVVGLARQKKIHIEIEKHKLDDANEVYERMRQGKIKGRAVLVP; from the coding sequence ATGAAAGCAGTACGTTTTTTTGGACACAAAGATGTCCGTGTTGTTAATGATCTTGAAAAACCAGTTCCTAAAGGTGATGAAGTTTTATTAAAAATTGGAGGTGCAGGTGTTTGCCACTCAGACCTGCATATTATAGACGAGGGAACTGTTGTTGGAACCGTTTTTACTCTAGGACACGAAAATGCTGGATGGATCGAAGAAATTGGCGAAAATGTAGAAGGATATAAAAAAGGCGATGCCGTTTTAGTTTATGGTCCGTGGGGTTGTGGTCATTGCAAACCCTGTCAGCAGTCAAAAGAAAATTATTGTGATCATCAATCTGAGCAAGCGTATGGCGGCGGATTAGGATTAGACGGCGGAATGTCCGAATATATGCTAGTACCATCTTCTAGACTTTTAGTGCCTATATTTGATTTAGATCCTGTTATTGCAGCTCCGTTAACTGATGCGGCGCTTACGCCTTATTCTGCTATAAAACGTTCACTTCCTAAATTAATGGCCGACGAATATGTTGTGGTAATTGGAGTTGGAGGACTAGGTCACGTTGCGTTACAGATATTAAGAGAAATAAGCGGAGCCGAAATTATTGCTTGCGATGTTACCGAAGAAAAATTGGCTTTTGCAAAAGAATTAGGAGCAGCTTTTACAATTAATTCTAAAGATGCTGATGCGGCCGAACAAATCCAGAAAATTACAGGAATTAAGAAAGCAAAAGTGGTTATTGATTTTGTTGGAGCAACTTCTACCATAGATTTAGGGACAAAAGTGGTAAGTCTTGATGGAGATCTTACCATTGTAGGTCTTGGTGCTGGACATTATCAGTACAGTATGAATGTTTTGCCATTTGGAGTGAGTATGACTAATCCGTATTGGGGATCAAGAACAGAACTGATGGAAGTGGTGGGTCTTGCTAGACAAAAGAAAATTCATATTGAAATTGAAAAACATAAACTGGACGATGCCAACGAAGTATACGAAAGAATGCGACAAGGTAAAATAAAAGGTAGAGCTGTGTTAGTACCTTAA
- a CDS encoding HAMP domain-containing sensor histidine kinase gives MNLKNKLAINSTLLFAFILGLVLIGSFLLFKSHRRDLYYEKLEDNALITAFFYFEKDEIKKIDSISYEEIESKYNKIANQSIRIYNAKTKKLYLQDDLPVKLNDRELKAISQDRILHFTRDQRQFSGLYYKDNQGDFIIVVSGIDDVGNQQLEVLAIVFFIFYLAGIALNYLLGRFLAKQTFRPFEDVISKVNTITTENLHSRLEMPAASGKDEIKELITTFNYLLERLESGVTIQKNFLKNASHELKTPLTFIIGDIDVSLQHPRTNEQYLEVLKSLRKDTFHLKSTLDGLLVLSGLELSEPDQMEMIRIDEILWNILEKKAIEYPEVKVALNLDAIANNEDLLSVNANRHLLFIALYNIIDNAIKFSFPLQVNIIASENQGKLLLKIIDKGSGIAEKDIQSIFDLFFRSDRTRHIQGQGLGLFITMQILKRHNIDLTVDSELEKGTIFSLLFP, from the coding sequence ATGAATCTCAAGAATAAACTTGCCATAAATTCTACACTTCTATTTGCTTTTATCCTTGGCCTTGTTCTAATTGGATCTTTTTTACTTTTTAAAAGCCACCGTAGAGATTTATATTATGAAAAACTGGAAGATAATGCCCTTATAACCGCTTTTTTCTATTTTGAGAAAGATGAAATTAAAAAAATTGATAGCATAAGCTATGAAGAAATAGAATCGAAATACAATAAAATTGCCAATCAATCTATTCGAATTTATAATGCCAAAACGAAAAAATTATATTTGCAAGATGACCTTCCCGTTAAATTGAATGATCGGGAATTGAAAGCTATCTCGCAAGATCGAATATTGCATTTTACAAGAGACCAAAGACAATTTAGCGGTTTATATTATAAAGATAATCAAGGCGATTTTATTATTGTTGTTTCTGGGATTGATGATGTTGGAAATCAGCAGTTAGAAGTGCTTGCCATAGTTTTCTTTATCTTTTACCTGGCAGGAATTGCTCTCAATTACCTTCTCGGACGTTTTTTGGCAAAACAGACTTTCAGGCCTTTTGAAGATGTTATTTCAAAAGTAAATACCATTACAACAGAAAATCTGCACTCAAGACTCGAAATGCCTGCCGCAAGCGGAAAAGATGAAATAAAAGAACTTATTACTACTTTTAATTATCTTTTGGAAAGACTGGAAAGCGGTGTTACGATTCAAAAGAATTTTCTAAAAAATGCCTCTCACGAACTAAAAACACCACTTACTTTTATCATTGGTGACATAGATGTTTCGTTACAGCATCCTAGAACCAACGAGCAATATCTCGAAGTATTAAAATCACTTCGAAAAGATACTTTTCATTTAAAATCAACTCTTGATGGATTGCTTGTTCTTTCAGGCTTAGAACTTTCAGAACCTGATCAGATGGAAATGATTAGGATAGACGAAATATTATGGAATATTCTTGAAAAGAAAGCAATCGAATATCCTGAAGTCAAAGTCGCACTCAATCTGGATGCAATTGCTAATAATGAAGATTTATTGTCTGTAAATGCCAACAGACATCTGCTTTTTATTGCTTTGTATAACATTATAGACAATGCTATTAAATTCTCTTTTCCTTTACAGGTAAACATAATCGCTTCTGAAAACCAAGGAAAACTTCTTTTAAAAATAATAGACAAAGGTTCTGGAATTGCCGAAAAAGATATCCAATCGATCTTTGATTTATTTTTTAGAAGCGATCGCACCAGACATATTCAAGGACAAGGGTTAGGGCTCTTTATTACCATGCAGATTCTTAAGCGCCATAACATTGATTTAACTGTCGATTCCGAACTGGAAAAAGGCACCATTTTTTCTCTTCTATTTCCTTGA
- a CDS encoding acetolactate synthase small subunit — protein sequence MKSEFTLTIYSEDQIRLITKLSSMFLRKQIQILSLNMSICEIENMYRHTIVVNETLDQVINLVAQIEKIIEVFICYYHLNEEIVFRQLVLFKIPTAVFVSNLNMEFMLRENDLKIADIQKEYTILEAVGTDDEIVGLTEKLYPLGLIEFVKSSRIALGKCKEGFCIEM from the coding sequence ATGAAAAGCGAATTTACTCTAACTATCTACTCTGAAGATCAGATACGATTGATCACCAAATTATCCAGTATGTTTTTAAGAAAACAAATACAGATTTTGAGTCTTAATATGTCTATTTGCGAAATAGAGAATATGTACAGACATACAATTGTAGTAAATGAAACACTGGATCAAGTCATTAATCTGGTAGCACAGATAGAGAAAATTATTGAAGTTTTTATATGTTACTATCATTTGAATGAGGAAATTGTTTTTAGACAATTGGTATTATTTAAAATTCCGACAGCTGTATTTGTTTCAAATTTGAATATGGAATTTATGCTTCGGGAAAATGATCTTAAAATTGCTGATATTCAGAAAGAATACACCATATTGGAAGCTGTAGGAACAGATGATGAAATAGTAGGTTTAACGGAGAAATTATATCCATTGGGCTTAATTGAATTTGTTAAAAGCTCAAGGATTGCTCTTGGGAAATGCAAGGAAGGTTTTTGTATAGAAATGTAA